CTTTAAAAGCGAGCGCAATCAGAAGGAGAATGACCTGTGCAATGTTGGATATCAACAAGTGCATCAGGAACTAATCAAGTTAGCCGTGTCCAATTTCCCACAGGTAAAAAATACCTTCTGAATATTGTCAAAGAGCCGCCGCCCTTCTTCGACAGCTTTCACGATTGAAGCAAAATTGTCATCCGTCAAAACCATATCCGCTGCCTCTTTGGCGACGTCGCTACCGTTCTTGCCCATAGCAATGCCTACATCAGCACGTTTCAACGCAGGCGAGTCGTTGACACCGTCTCCTGTCATAACGCAGAACGCCCCTCGTCGATGCATTGCTTCGACCATGCGCACTTTTGTGGTGGGGCTGCACCGTGCGATAACCAACGGTAGCTGTTCAATCTTGTCGATATCGGCATCTGAAAGACGGTCAAATTCCTTGGCTGTCATGACGAGGCGGCTCGACTTTGCATTAACGATCGGGTCGAGGATGCCCACTTCCGATGCAATCGCCATCGCCGTTCTGATATGGTCACCTGTGAGCATATGGACTGTAATCCCAGCCATCTGACACTTGCGGacagctgctgctgtttcaagGCGCGGTGGGTCATACAGCCCTATAAGGCCAGCAAATCTTAGGTTAGACTCGGCCATATTCCGAGAAGATATTTGCGACTCGTCGTCCATAGGAGATTTCTTGTACGCTATGCAAAGCACGCGAAGTCCTTCTCCAGCCAGTCTCTCAGCTGTATCTTGAATTActtccttttcctcgtcAATAATGTCGAGGCTAGGAATGAGCGCTTCTGGGGCGCCCTTAGAATAGACTTCGTTGAGTCCAGTTTGTTTATTGGTGTAAACAaccgtcatcttcttgactgAAGAGTCAAAAGTGAATTCGGTGTGAAGTTGGAGACCCCTATTCCGAACAATATCTTGCTTCTCATACCCAAACCGCATAGAGAAAACCCGCAGAGCAACTTCAGTCGGCTCACCAACAGCGGTCCACTCGCCCTCAGCGACTTGAGCGGGTACATCATCTGAAGATCCAGACCGTGAGTTGTGCACTGTGGATAGGTTGCATAGCGAGAGTGCGGTGATAAATGTATTTGAGGCGTCATCTTGAACGCCTTTAGGATTGATTTCATGCCCGTCAAGTCGAAGCAGCCCGCTCGTTGGATCGAATGGGTTGGTGGTCTGATGCACGGTTACGATGCCAGTATCTGGGATCCAAGCAGTACGTGCAACCATCTTACCCTGTGTCAATGTGCCCGTCTTGTCCGAGCAGATGTTGGTGACACCGCCCACAGCTTCCAGGCATTGCAGTTTTCGCACAATCACATTTCCCTTAGCCATTGCCTTGGTGCCGACAGCGACGGTGATAGTGAGCACCGCAATCAAGGATTCTGGTACAACAGCCACCGCGACGCATATTCCGTAGATGAGAACCTCGCCTTGGATATCCCAAATGTTCACGGAGAAGACAATGATAGCAAGTAGAATGGCTAGTGCAAATAGGAGTAAGGCGAACTTGCTCAGCTTTACCTGAAGGGGCGTTCCAACAAGACCAAGGATGCTCTTTACGGTAGCAACTAAGCGGTGGAACAAGCGAACAAATATGTTCGAGCCATCCTGTTCAGCTTTATCCTGGAGTAATTGAGCGATCTTCCCAACCTCCGTGTTCATTCCCGTGGCAGTGACGACACCAGTTGCTCGGCCTTGAGTTGTGCTACAGCCAGAGTAGGCCATGTTGGTCCTATCCCCAATAGGAATATCACGGGAGGTAAGGGTGATATTCGGCGTTTTTGCTACGGGGAGAGATTCTCCGGTCAACAAGGCTTCATCCATCGAAGCATTCATGCCATCGAATAACCTCAAATCAGCTGGAACAATGTCCCCAACAGCAAGTAGCACGATATCCCCGACCACAAGCGACTCAGCCTTTATAGGGGCAACTCGCCCGTCACGTAATACCTTACATATAGGGGCAGATAATCGCTGTAGCGAGAGGATGTCCTTTTCCGCACGGTAGTCTTGCACGAAACTGGACAAGTCAGAGGAAATTGAAACCTGATCGGGGATGCTTACCCCACGACAATATTGAGAAGAATGACCGCGGTGACAACGCCGCCTTCAATATAATCGTTGATTCCAAAAGAGACTCCCATGACGATGACAAGAATCTGATCATAGTTAATAATGGCTTCTGTACCACGAGACGCAACCGTTGACTTCGGTGAGATCATACTAAAGTTAGGCTGTTGGAAACCTGCCTCAGGAGGATCTTCCATACGGATAGTCCTTCCATCTCCCTGACACGATTTGGCCCATCTCGTGCAAGACGAGAAGAGGCCTCCTCGTTGGAGAGCCCATGTCTACATGGTCAACACTTGCAAACGGCACACGAGAGCTAACGTACTGAAGGTCGACTTTAAGAAGTGCCGAGAGGCTAGAGGGGCTGAGAATGTGAGCATGGTCCGCAGAGGCTGGAAGATCTTGTTCAGAGTTATAGGCTATAGATTCAGGCTCGTCGGAGAGAGTTgttgcagccttctcgctGTCGAGCGCGTCTTTTACATCTCTTGAACGATTATGGTCTTGTAAAGGGTGCTTGTGGGAGTAACCACATATAGGAGGCTCCGTCGactcctcgacatcaagTGGAGCTGTTTCTATGCCCATTCAATTGGAGTGGAGGTGGATTGCAGGAGGAGCGACGAGAAGGCCTGGAGATGGTTCAGGATGAGGACAACTAGACTGAGCGACTAAAGAGAACGGTTTAGCTGCGAGCGAGCCAGGAATGAGTGTCCTCTAAACGTACTTTATATAGGCCGACAGGGGATCCGTCTGGGGTGGGGGATGGCCGCGACCAAGAATCACGGCATGAGGGGTTGTCATGGCTGCACCATTCATGATACGTGCCTCAACATTTCGTAGAATCTGGAACGTTATCTTGGCTGGTTGCATCACTGTCCTAATCACCTCACACTTCGACCGCGAGTTAAGCCGCTAGTAGCTTGGTGGTAGGCAATAGATTGGCCATAGACGAGTCTGGGGAATCGTTTAGCGGAGACTATGCCCGAGTCCAAGTCACGGCCACCACTGAGTCCCAAGAGGGCCACCAGTGAGCGCGCTTGGACAGGTAGACGATGGAGCCCGGcgtcgaggatgaaggaagcGACCCCGGTAGCGGTGGCACGTGAGCTTATGCTGGTCTCGCATTTGCAACCACTCTTTACTCTGCAGTCTCCCACGGTTCGCAGCTGTCAACCTGGATGTCATGAGCACGCTACCCACCTCTCGGGCTATTGTCGAGCATCATGATAGGCACTGCTGTCCACTTGAGCCACAGTCTCAGGTTTGTGGCTGAGCGTCCAAGTATTTGAAACTCCCCTGTTTAGCTCGCCTGTCAACTCCCACGCGGATGGTCGAATAATCGACTCGATCAGCGTCAGACTCGGATTCGGAATCGAGCGGCCAAGACGCCTACGCTTCATTCTTCCCGCTGCCTCGCCCTGCCGGGTCTCGGCATCCCCAACCTCTCAAGTGGCCGACATATTTACGCAGTGAATGCCGTCGTGCAGTAGCACGGGCAGTCAATAGTCCGTGGGGGCGTTACCTTTTCGGCCAGTCTTCTAGGACCACGGTTACCAGGAGGCCTGAAATTACGTCCACCGACTCCGTTCAACTGGAGGAGTCGTAGAGATCACGCCGAGTTGGCTTATATCATGGGAGACACAAACTCTAACCGTTCGATTGGTCACAACGTGCGGTCTCACCTATTTACATCATGAGTCGTGCTCAGTGGCCATGCGGGGTTGCCTGCGGAACCCCGGCACCTGCCAGACGCCTGCGTGGCAGAGTCAAATGGAACGCAAGCCGGATGGGCAAGGCTTGTTTCAGGCTGTATGGTTGTTTTCAGTATGTTCTCTTACACTTGTGCCATCTTCCGTCCGTATCCTGTACTCTCGGCGATTTTGCTAGAGAAGAGAGCCGGCATTTAACCATGCTGCCAAGAGTATGCGTCCGGTTTTGAACGTCCAATATAAGCCGGCAAAGTCATCTGATAGAGTTCCAAGCCTTTCCAAATCCTTCGAAGGCAGGTAGTCGTAGGAGAATGTTGCTCCGCATCTCGAAGCCTTATGTCATCCTCAGGCCACAAATATGCAGTCTCAGGCATAAAGCAGGTGACCAATCAGCGATAGCCCCGCACTCTTTCCTATTCGCATCGAAATTTCAAGCTGCTGGTTAGGACACTACACGCGCCAAagctcttttcctgctcACAACGCGAATAGCTACAAACGCAACGAAGTTGTTACTTACCTTGACTACCAAATATACATATAATGGCAGGACCGGTCGCCGATCTTCACCCGCTTTCCCGGTCTGATGGTTCAGCTTCCTACAAATGCCCTTTCACTGGGTCGAATATCCTGGGATCGGTCAATGCGCCTATTGAGCTGCCCGGGCGCCGAGATGCTTTGAAACCGGAAGAGGCGACCATTGAAGTGTTTGTGAAACCAGGTACTGCTCCTGGCGGTGTTGGTGAGCGATACGTGGAGGGTATTGTCAGAAGCGCGTTGGGCAGAGTCATTTTGGGCCGTGAAAAAGGATACCCAAGACGGGGGGTTGTTATCACCTTGGCTATAGTCGGTGGAGAGGGCGTGGCCAGAGGAGGATCAGTATGTTTGTTGATAAATTAATAAGAGCCATGGCTAACTTGTGGATTGTAACAGTACCTCCCGTTGCTCCCCGCGCTCCTTCATACTGCCACCCTCGCGCTGTTATCAGCTTCCGTTCCCCTGTCGGTCACACTGTCGGCTACGATCCTTGCCGTCGATCCCGCCGGTAAAATTATTCGCGAGCCGTCCACCAAGGAGGCGAAGGCTGCTGCCTCCCTTCATGT
This sequence is a window from Aspergillus nidulans FGSC A4 chromosome IV. Protein-coding genes within it:
- a CDS encoding putative potassium/sodium P-type ATPase (transcript_id=CADANIAT00000790); amino-acid sequence: MGIETAPLDVEESTEPPICGYSHKHPLQDHNRSRDVKDALDSEKAATTLSDEPESIAYNSEQDLPASADHAHILSPSSLSALLKVDLQHGLSNEEASSRLARDGPNRVREMEGLSVWKILLRQVSNSLTLILVIVMGVSFGINDYIEGGVVTAVILLNIVVGFVQDYRAEKDILSLQRLSAPICKVLRDGRVAPIKAESLVVGDIVLLAVGDIVPADLRLFDGMNASMDEALLTGESLPVAKTPNITLTSRDIPIGDRTNMAYSGCSTTQGRATGVVTATGMNTEVGKIAQLLQDKAEQDGSNIFVRLFHRLVATVKSILGLVGTPLQVKLSKFALLLFALAILLAIIVFSVNIWDIQGEVLIYGICVAVAVVPESLIAVLTITVAVGTKAMAKGNVIVRKLQCLEAVGGVTNICSDKTGTLTQGKMVARTAWIPDTGIVTVHQTTNPFDPTSGLLRLDGHEINPKGVQDDASNTFITALSLCNLSTVHNSRSGSSDDVPAQVAEGEWTAVGEPTEVALRVFSMRFGYEKQDIVRNRGLQLHTEFTFDSSVKKMTVVYTNKQTGLNEVYSKGAPEALIPSLDIIDEEKEVIQDTAERLAGEGLRVLCIAYKKSPMDDESQISSRNMAESNLRFAGLIGLYDPPRLETAAAVRKCQMAGITVHMLTGDHIRTAMAIASEVGILDPIVNAKSSRLVMTAKEFDRLSDADIDKIEQLPLVIARCSPTTKVRMVEAMHRRGAFCVMTGDGVNDSPALKRADVGIAMGKNGSDVAKEAADMVLTDDNFASIVKAVEEGRRLFDNIQKFLMHLLISNIAQAGNSIFPLSPLEILWANLVTSSFLALGLGLEEAQPDIMYRPPHDLKVGVFTRELITDKMVYGSFMGCLCLVAFASVIYGAGHGTASMGDDCNEGWNSTCGTVFEARATTYATLTFLLLVTAWEVKHFSRSLFNLDPDRYPGKLSVFHSIWRNQFLFWAVIAGFLIAFPVIYLPAVNRVVFKHQGISWHWGIVFGCVAVYLTLVESWKAMKRRFGIGSGKNATLTMADAEMRAGLRSLTPISLSANASVEASYNASVTEK
- a CDS encoding putative exosome complex subunit Rrp46 (transcript_id=CADANIAT00000791) encodes the protein MAGPVADLHPLSRSDGSASYKCPFTGSNILGSVNAPIELPGRRDALKPEEATIEVFVKPGTAPGGVGERYVEGIVRSALGRVILGREKGYPRRGVVITLAIVGGEGVARGGSYLPLLPALLHTATLALLSASVPLSVTLSATILAVDPAGKIIREPSTKEAKAAASLHVLAFTSKGHLLLNESEGAFTYDTWEAVYERALVICLGSSALSSDGDVAMAESTESQPLEGILRDTVEDHIHSEYSWKLAA